From a single Brassica napus cultivar Da-Ae chromosome C9, Da-Ae, whole genome shotgun sequence genomic region:
- the LOC106400265 gene encoding auxin-responsive protein IAA33-like translates to MFHQDNTTQQSRDTTTRTPSFMSNTLSRNPNSSSSSGAAGRFPRFGLNVDDDLVSSVVPPVTVVLEGRSICQRVSLDKHESYQSLALVLRQMFVDGADSTSGTDDLDLSNAIPGHLIAYEDMENDLLLAGDLSWKDFVRVAKRIRILPVKGNTRKDRRNE, encoded by the exons atgtttcatcaagacAACACAACGCAACAAAGTCGTGACACAACGACAAGAACACCATCCTTCATGTCAAACACTCTTTCGAGAAACCCTAATAGCAGCTCAAGCTCCGGAGCCGCCGGGAGATTCCCAAGGTTTGGACTCAACGTCGACGACGATCTAGTTTCATCCGTGGTTCCTCCGGTTACCGTTGTGCTCGAGGGACGTTCTATCTGCCAACGCGTTAGCCTAGATAAACATGAGAGTTATCAAAGCTTGGCTTTGGTTCTGAGGCAAATGTTTGTAGATGGAGCTGATTCGACTTCCGGGACTGATGATCTTGATCTGTCTAACGCCATTCCTGGACACCTTATTGCTTATGAAGACATGGAGAACGATCTCCTTCTTGCTGGTGATCTCAGTTGGAA GGACTTTGTTCGGGTAGCGAAGAGAATTCGAATCTTGCCGGTGAAAGGGAACACAAGAAAGGATAGAAGAAACGAGTGA
- the LOC106397966 gene encoding uncharacterized protein LOC106397966, which yields MSSSSSDEVEARLEEIFDEIVEDTYNDIVESQTNKQRRRAYIERNREARHDRLWNDYFSEDSTFPAHLFRRRFRMNKELFLRIVHGLAENVPFFRQRRDATGRFGLSPLQKCTAAIRQLAYGSAADTVDEYLRLGESTALSCLHHFTDGIIQLFGDGYLRRPTPEDLQRLLDIGEKRGFLGW from the coding sequence atgtcatcatcttcatccgaTGAAGTCGAAGCAAGACTGGAAGAAATTTTCGACGAAATCGTCGAAGATACATACAATGACATAGTCGAGTCCCAAACGAATAAGCAAAGGAGACGTGCTTATATAGAACGAAACCGTGAAGCACGACACGACCGTTTATGGAATGACTACTTCAGCGAAGATTCGACATTCCCGGCACATTTATTCAGGCGCCGTTTCCGCATGAATAAGGAATTATTCTTGCGTATTGTCCATGGCCTCGCAGAGAACGTTCCTTTCTTTCGACAAAGAAGAGATGCGACCGGGAGGTTTGGTCTTTCTCCACTACAAAAATGTACGGCAGCTATTCGTCAGCTAGCTTATGGTTCTGCGGCTGACACGGtagacgaatatctccgacttggtgaaagCACGGCACTTTCGTGTTTACACCATTTCACCGACGGAATAATACAGTTATTCGGAGATGGGTATCTACGAAGACCCACACcagaggatcttcaacgactcctcgatattggagagaaaCGCGGTTTCCTGGGATGGTAG
- the LOC106402182 gene encoding (DL)-glycerol-3-phosphatase 2-like: MSTPATAGRGSITHVIFDMDGLLLDTEKFYTEVQEIILARFNKTFDWSLKAKMMGRKAIEAARIFVDESGISDSLSAEDFLVEREAMHMLQELFPTSELMPGASRLIKHLHAKNIPICIATGTHTRHFDLKTQRHKELFSLMHHIVRGDDPEVKQGKPAPDGFLAASRRFKDGPVDPQKVLVFEDAPSGVLAAKNARMNVVMVPDPRLDISHQDVADQIMTSLLDFKPEEWGLPPFEDSN; encoded by the exons ATGTCGACTCCCGCAACCGCCGGAAGAGGATCGATCACTCACGTGATCTTCGACATGGACGGTCTTCTTCTCG ACACGGAGAAGTTTTACACGGAGGTACAGGAGATCATACTTGCTCGATTCAACAAAACTTTTGATTGGTCTCTCAAGGCCAAGATGATGGGAAGAAAAGCTATTGAAGCTGCCAGGATCTTTGTTGACGAAAGCGGGATCAGCGACTCTCTATCAGCTGAGGACTTTCTTGTCGAGAGAGAGGCCATGCACATGCTGCAAGAACTCTTCCCTACTAGTGAGCTTATGCCAG GGGCTAGCCGGCTCATCAAGCATCTCCATGCAAAGAACATTCCTATTTGTATTGCTACGGG AACTCACACACGTCACTTTGATCTAAAAACCCAAAGACACAAAGAGCTCTTCTCACTGATGCATCACATTGTTCGCGGTGATGATCCTGAGGTCAAGCAAGGAAAGCCTGCCCCTGACGGCTTTCTCGCTGCATCTAGGAGATTTAAG GATGGTCCTGTTGACCCACAAAAGGTTCTGGTATTTGAAGATGCTCCTTCCGGAGTTCTTGCTGCTAAAAACGCCAGAAT GAACGTGGTGATGGTACCGGATCCTAGACTAGATATATCTCACCAAGACGTTGCAGATCAAATCATGACTTCGCTACTCGATTTCAAACCAGAGGAATGGGGTTTGCCTCCATTCGAGGATTCAAACTAA